Below is a genomic region from Desulfobacter sp..
ATCCCCTGGCTGGCCTTCATGACGCAGAGCATATCTAATCCGTTCATTACCGGCATGTTAAAATCGGTGATCACAATATCCACATCTGCCTGTTTCAGAATGTTGAGGGCTGCCTTCCCGTTTTCTGCTTCCAGAAAGGTTGAGGCCCCGTATCCGGCTGCTCTGAGGGTCTTTTTCAATACCCCGCGCATGGGCAAAGAGTCGTCAACAATTAAGATTGAAAAGGTCATGGCTTTCCTTTTTCTTTCTGTACTTCAAATGGTTTGTAAAAGATCTTCTAATTCCTGGATCTGACAGGTAAACTCTGCAATGATCCGGGTGATATCCTCGGCTGTAATCCCTATTTTTTTCATGGCTTTTTTATGGAACCGATAGGCCAGTCCGTCGGCCCCGACCCCCATCCCCATCATCATGCAGATGCAGTCGGCCAGGTATACCACGGCAATATCCTGATCCTGAATCATTTTGTCATCATGGATATGGTGGTTTCGTATGATCTTAACCATTTTAGGAGAAAATTTCCACATCTTGGCGATCATTCCGCCCAGTTCGGCATGGTCCACACCGATGATTTTTTTTTCCGCCTCGACAAAGCTTAGGTTTTTATTGACCACCAGGTCGGATATTTTTTCAAAGACGTTCTGGACAAATTTATCCAGAACGGTTTTGCCGATATCCTTGAGCAGGGCTGCGGTAAAGATCCTGCTTTTATGGGGTATGTCCAGGGTCACGGCAATCTGTCGGGCAATGATGGCAGAGGATACTGAATATTTCCATATGGCCCCTTCGTTGAGGTCATAGCCCGGCTGTTTCCCGTTGAGCACCTGGGTGCCGGATTTGAGCAGCACAAGGTCAATGATCTGGTCTGTCCCCAGCAGGTTGACGGCATCCTTAATGGATTCGGCCGGGTGCTTTAACCCGAAAAAAGCCGAGTTTGTGGTGCGGAGAACCGAGGCGGTCAAGGCGGGATCATATTGGATGATATTTGAAATATCCTCCATTGACGCCTTGGGGTCATCCACCTTTTCCAGGAGGGGATGAATCACGGCAGGAATGGGCTTTAAATTTTTGATCTCTTTGATCAAGATCTGGATGGCTGTCATATGAGTTCCTCGCCTATGCCCGACGTCTTGACAAAAATATTGCCCGTGGCAATTTCCAGGCGGACCGTCCGGTTCACGTTTCCGCCCACAGCCTGTTTTTCAATGAGCACATTGTTTTTGTAGAGCATTTTTTTCAGGGCCACGTAATTTCGTTTTCCAATGTTGAAAAATCCCTTTTGATCCAGAATTTCAGCACCACCGGCGATAAAAACCCGTATTCTTGGCTTTTTGGCCCCGAGCGTATAGGTTTTTTTGAACAGTCTTGGGATGCCGGTGTCTGCAAACATATAGGGTTTTGCCCTTGCCTTGGTTTCGTCAATGGTCGAATCCGGGAGCATATAGTGCAAAATTCCCCCTGCCCTGGCAAAGGGATCATAAATCACCACACCGATGCAGGAGCCTAGTGAATAGGTGACAATGGTATCGTTGACCTGGTTGCTGGTTTTCATGTCTGCAACGCCTACAATATGCTTCATACCGCCTCAAAATGGTTCGGGTAAGTGCCTGTTGGAAAACTCAGATGCCGTTAAAGGCGATCTGATCCCTGTGGGTTGTCTGCTGCCATGAGTTACCTGGAAAAAGAATTATGAACCATCATAGGCGATTTTCATAAGGGATGTCAAGCAACCCGGAAGCTTGAATCCTGGGGTATTTGTTCGCGGGTATTGTTACCTGGAAATTAAAATCTGGCAAAACCGGCCCATGCATTCTATACTCACTTTTCAGGGCCGCAAAAGGCAATCAAAATTTGTTTATCCCGGTGTTGCAACCCTTGTGAAGATTGTCGCGGTTTTTAATACCTTTTTACACCCTTGAGGGTTCATTAACCGGCCATAAATCAGGACCCCAAATGACACAGATCTATGAAAATATCAAAGAAAAGGCCAAGGCATTGTTTGAGACCCATCAGTTTTTGAACGAGTCCGTGACCGTGACGGCCAGGGCCCTGTCCGTGACCGAGGCCATCGGCAACCCAGAAGACGATGATTACCCCATTCAAAAGGGTAAGGAAAAACTGATGCAGGCAGACTTTAAATCTTCGTTTGGCCAGGCGTTTACCGATCATTTCGGGAATTTTAAAGGCAGCGTAAAAGATGTACTTGACCTGCCCCTGACCAACAATTTTCACCGGGCCATTCTGGTCTCCACCATCAATGCGGTCATGCGTCACTTAACGCTTTTAGACAACACCGTCCACTGCCATGATGATGAGCCCATAGAATGCGCAGCAGGCCTTGTGGCATATATCCGAGCGCATTACGGCCGGCCTAAAATTACCCAGATCGGGCTCCAGCCCCGAATCCTGTTTTTCCCCTGCGTCTTATTGACCTTGACCCGGACAATATCGGAACAGACAAACACGGGGTTATGGTGGAAGGGGCGGATCAGACCCGGGAGGCCGTGGACTGGTGTGATCTCTTGCTGATCACAGGAACGGTCATTGCCAACGGGAGCATTGATCTTTTTTTGGATAAAAAGCCCACCTTGTTCTACGGCACCACCATTGCCGGGCCTGCAAAGCTCATGGGCTGGGACCGGTATTGCAAAATGTCTTGCTGAACCGGTTGTGTGATCTTGGCCTGAAGAATTGAAATTTTTGTTTTAGGATCGGGGAATGTCTCCTGCCGCCTTATGTTACCATGATCAGACAGGGGGGGTATGACAGAAAAAAATCGAACATTTTTAACTTTGACCCAGGCCGTTGATGCGGTTGCTGCTGATTTCGGGCAGTATGGTGTTCAGCCGGATCTGTTTTATCAAATAGGTCTCCTGGTGATGGGAACCAATTTTAAGCTTGGCCTGTTGAATGGGGTCAAGCGGGCATGGATCCGTCCCGATAAAAATCTGCCCTTTACATTGGCAGGTGATGAGGGCTTAGGTTTTTACTTGATTCATCTGCTTGGGACCTGTCAAAAAGATGCCAGAACCATGGCCCGGATATGCGCTCTTGTTTTTCAAGCAGATGCCAGGCCCGGCCAACTGGGGGATAATTTTGGCATATGGATTGAGAACCATATGGGCGGGTTTGTCTGTAAAAGATGCGCATATTGCTGTCACCGCCTGGAAACGGTCTGCGTTGAGCCGGATTTTTTATTGTGGCAAAGCCTTGGGCGCAGGGATATTCTGTCCTGGGTGAAAGAAGAACGCCTGGAAACAGGGAAGATCCAATACCGGATCTGGGTGAATCCGAATACGGGAAAAATAGCGGAATCATGTCCTTTCCTCGCTTTTGAAAAGACCAATGGCCGATCCTATTGCAGGATTCAGGCAGTTAAGCCGAGGGTGTGCAAGGAGTATCCCTTTACCAGAAAACATGCACTGCACACGGGATGTCCCGGGTTTGACGGTTGAACCGTCCGGGACAAATTGCCTGAAAAAGGGGTAAGATCAGCGGATTTAAAAAGGGTTTAATGGCGGGCTTCTGAAGAAAACCGCACCAAGATGGAATCTGGGTAAAAGACCCGAGGTCATCTTTATGGTAAAAGCCTTTTTGTTATGTTAAGAGTAATTTTTGCCATTTTTGTTTGCCGGGCAGTGCTGGCCTCTGAAAGGAGGCGCGCCGGCGTTATAGGACCAATCAAAGGAGAACAATATGGGCAATAGAATGGATGTGATTTTAAAAGAGTTTGGCCAAACCCTTGGGTGCGACGAGTTGACCTTTGATGAGCACGGGTACTGCTGTCTGTTTTTTGATGACATCGTGGTCAACCTATAGGTGAATGAAAAGACCGAGCAATTGTTTTTGTATTCTAATATTGGTGATATACCCAAGGATGTGAATACTGAACTTTACGAAAAACTGCTGGAGGGTAACTTTTTGTTTCAGGGCACATCCGGCGGCACCATTGGGATGGATAAAACCGCGGGCATTTTTTCCCTTGCCTGGCAGGGACCCTTTATAGAGATGGGTGCGGCCGCCTTTGAAATGATTCTGGAAAATTTTGTAAATCTTACCGAGCATTGGCGCGGCATTGTCAAAGATCTGAGCTCTTCGCCCGGCAGTGGTGATTCCCTCCCTGGTTTTCCCCAGGGCATTCGGGTCTAACGGCCCTTTTAATTATCCAAAGGAGATTTGTCATGGCATTAAGTGTAGGCGATTTTACCTCAAAGGTGGCAAACGGAGGTTCGCTTAGATTAGAGTCCCAGGAAGGCGGGCAGAGTAGGGTTACCAACTTTGCCACCAATTTTAAAGGACGGGTGACAGCCTTTTTTCGGGGGCTTTTCAAACCCGGTACCGTGGCCACGGAAAACAAAAACGTGCTCAATGCCTTTGTCACCTCCTTGCGCGGCGACCCTGCATATGGTGATCGTTTCGCAGATATGGCTGCAACCACACTTGCCCGCAATATCGAGAGGGGCAAGCCTCTGACCACGCGTAATGTGCAGCAGGTCATGGATCAGATTCAGGAGGCCAAACGCCAGAATATCGGGTTTACCCATTTTCAGGCCATGGTCGTATCAGAGAACCAGGACAATCGGCCGGGAACCTTTGGCTCCATGTTTGCCGATATTGCCCATGAAAAAGGGCTGCCTGTGTTGACCTCCGCCTATGACACCCATGCATTGAGCCAATCCATTATGTCCGAGGTCCGGATGGCGGGCCAGTCCGGCATGGGCACGGTGACCGCAGGCCAGGCCCAGAGCATTGCCAAGAACAGGATTAATATTTTTCTGGAAAATGTGAAATCCAATATTGATACAATCCAGCAAAACATGACTGCAGGCCCGGAGCGGACCGCCATGGAAAAAGCCGTGCTGACCTTCACTGCCGTGATCAAGCCCAAGACCATTACCAGTGCCAGGCAAGTCTCTGGTACGGCCACCTCACTGATCAACGACATGTGTGATTCAAGAAAATCTGTGAATGAACGGCTTGGCAGTGTTAAGGCCTTTCTTGACGACGTGCTGGGTGCGCTTGAAAAAAATTATGAAGAAGTTGGGTCCGACGATCTCAATGCCGTGCTGACTCTGGCCCTAAGCTATGCCGGGAAGATGAGCAGCAAAACAGAGACTGAGATCTCAGGCGCCTTTGATGCTTGTAAGGGGTTTAAGGATACGGCCATGGGCCTTTCCGTCCCGCTGACCGGTCAGTTTGTTCGCAACCAGTCTGATATGGATGACGTACGCAAGGCCGGCAACGGATTGACCGTACTTTCCCGAATTGGTGAGTTTTTTGCGGGGCAGGCCGGCTACGGATCGGAGATGGGCACTGCCATCCTGATGGAGCAAGGGGAGGGCCTGACTCGTCCTGACCAGATTAACCCGGCCGGCCGTTCCGGCATGGGGGTTTTGGGCGTACCCATACCGGGTGAATAGGGTGCAATTGTTCTGATGAACAAGGCAGAGCGTTCAGCCCATTTTTTTCTGGCCGTAGGTTTTGAATTTTTCTAGAACCGTTTCCATTTCTTTTTCCGGCAGAATCACGGGGTTGCCGATGCTCTGGGTCTGGTAAAAAATCCGGGCGACAAATTCGATCTCTTCGGCGGCGGCAAAGGCTGTGTCCATATCTGGCCCCACAGCCAGCAGGCCATGGTTGGCCAGAAGCAGGGCATTGTAATCTTCGAGGTGTTTTGTCACATTCCGGGCCAGTTCCTCAGAGCCAAAGGTGGCATAGGGGGCAATGGGCACTTTTTTTCCTGCAAAACCCACCAGGTAATGGACTGCCGGGATTTCCCAGCCCAGGCAGGCAATTGTGGTGGCATAGGGAGAATGGGTATGCACTATAGCCTGAACATCCGGTCTTTGATGATAAACGGACAGGTGGAATCCAAGCTCGCTTGATGGTTTACAATCTCCCTCCAGAACAGTTCCAAAAAGATCGGTGAGGACGACATCTTCAGGCTGCAACGCGGCATATTCAATGCCGCTTGGGCTGACAGCCACAATTTTAGAATTTCGGTCAATGATGCTGAGATTGCCTCCGGTACCGGTTGTCAGACCGGATTCAACCATTTTCAGCCCAAAACGAACGATGGTTTTTCTTTTGGTTTCCAACTGCATAAATACCTCCATGGAAAATGATGATCTGTCCTAAATGGATAGGAAGAGGATTCATCATCTCTTGTCCTGGTTTCAACC
It encodes:
- a CDS encoding response regulator, with amino-acid sequence MTFSILIVDDSLPMRGVLKKTLRAAGYGASTFLEAENGKAALNILKQADVDIVITDFNMPVMNGLDMLCVMKASQGMEKIPVIVISTEGSVEKVTQIINQGAAGYIKKPFSPEQLRDLLIELLGEHIDEEQIDETGEEFDF
- a CDS encoding HDOD domain-containing protein yields the protein MTAIQILIKEIKNLKPIPAVIHPLLEKVDDPKASMEDISNIIQYDPALTASVLRTTNSAFFGLKHPAESIKDAVNLLGTDQIIDLVLLKSGTQVLNGKQPGYDLNEGAIWKYSVSSAIIARQIAVTLDIPHKSRIFTAALLKDIGKTVLDKFVQNVFEKISDLVVNKNLSFVEAEKKIIGVDHAELGGMIAKMWKFSPKMVKIIRNHHIHDDKMIQDQDIAVVYLADCICMMMGMGVGADGLAYRFHKKAMKKIGITAEDITRIIAEFTCQIQELEDLLQTI
- a CDS encoding chemotaxis protein CheD; this encodes MKHIVGVADMKTSNQVNDTIVTYSLGSCIGVVIYDPFARAGGILHYMLPDSTIDETKARAKPYMFADTGIPRLFKKTYTLGAKKPRIRVFIAGGAEILDQKGFFNIGKRNYVALKKMLYKNNVLIEKQAVGGNVNRTVRLEIATGNIFVKTSGIGEELI
- a CDS encoding YkgJ family cysteine cluster protein; its protein translation is MTEKNRTFLTLTQAVDAVAADFGQYGVQPDLFYQIGLLVMGTNFKLGLLNGVKRAWIRPDKNLPFTLAGDEGLGFYLIHLLGTCQKDARTMARICALVFQADARPGQLGDNFGIWIENHMGGFVCKRCAYCCHRLETVCVEPDFLLWQSLGRRDILSWVKEERLETGKIQYRIWVNPNTGKIAESCPFLAFEKTNGRSYCRIQAVKPRVCKEYPFTRKHALHTGCPGFDG
- a CDS encoding CesT family type III secretion system chaperone, with the translated sequence MGNRMDVILKEFGQTLGCDELTFDEHGYCCLFFDDIVVNL
- a CDS encoding type III secretion system chaperone; this encodes MNEKTEQLFLYSNIGDIPKDVNTELYEKLLEGNFLFQGTSGGTIGMDKTAGIFSLAWQGPFIEMGAAAFEMILENFVNLTEHWRGIVKDLSSSPGSGDSLPGFPQGIRV
- a CDS encoding L-fuculose-phosphate aldolase, with product MQLETKRKTIVRFGLKMVESGLTTGTGGNLSIIDRNSKIVAVSPSGIEYAALQPEDVVLTDLFGTVLEGDCKPSSELGFHLSVYHQRPDVQAIVHTHSPYATTIACLGWEIPAVHYLVGFAGKKVPIAPYATFGSEELARNVTKHLEDYNALLLANHGLLAVGPDMDTAFAAAEEIEFVARIFYQTQSIGNPVILPEKEMETVLEKFKTYGQKKMG